The DNA window TGCCGGTGGTCCCGCCCATGGTGTCGGCCGCGACCGGCGCTGCCCTGGTGAACCATCTGCCGGTCGGGTGGCCGCGCGTCGCGCTACTGGCCGGCTGCTACGCGCTGTTCACGCTCGCGCTCGTGTTCGCGCTGTTCGTCGTCGCCATGGTCGCCCGGGACATCGGCGAGCGCGGGCTGCCGCCACTGCAGGCGCTGCCGACGCTGTGGATTCCGCTCGGCATCGTCGGACAGTCCGTCGCGGCCGCGAACCTGCTGGGCACCGCGGCGCCGTCCGCCGTCGCCGCCGGCGCCGCCCACACCCTGCACGTGTTCGGGCTGGGTTACGGGCTGTGCATGGGCACGATCATGATCGTCGCGCTCGCCGGGGTCGGGGTCGTGACGGTGCGCGCCTTCCGGCGGGGCCTGACCTTCACGATGAGCTGGTGGAGCTTCACGTTCCCGGTCGGGGCATGTGCGGTCGGGATGGGCGCGTTCGGTGTCGCGGGCGATTTCGAGATTCCGCGGCTCTTGTCGGCCGGACTGCTGGGCGCCCTGGTCGTCGCCTGGTGCGTGGTGGCAGGGCACACCGCGCACCGGGTTCGGACCAGGACGCTGCCGGCCCCGGCGTGAGGGTGTCCGTCAGGCGAGCGCGTCGATCGCGGCCTGCAGACGCGTCGTCGCCTCCGCCGCGACGGCCTCGAGCTCCGGCTCGCCGGTCACCTCGACCATGAGCGCCGGGTTCATCGCCTCGACCACGACACCGTCGCCGTCGGACCGCACGACGACGTTGCACGGGAGCAGCAGCCCGATCTGGCGATCCACGCCGACGGCGCGGTGGGCGAGCTGCGGATTGCAGGCCCCCAGGATCAGGTACTGCTCCATCTCGGCGCCGATCTTCGCCTTCAACGTGGCCTGCATGTCGATCTCGGTGAGCACACCGAATCCCTGCTTCCCGAGCGCGGCTCGGGTCTTGGCGACGGCGTCGTCGAATTCGGTGTCCAGGCGGGTCGAGATTCCCAGTTCCATCACTGACTCCTCACGGTTGTCCGTTCGGTTCCCGGTCGCGCCCGGTATCAGGCGAGCGCCAGGAACAACTTTTCCAGCTCGGCCTCGGTGAGCGGCTCGGAAGCCGTGCCGTCGCCCGACAGGCATTCCCGCAGCCCAGTCGCGACGATCTTGAAGCCGGCCCGGTCGAGTGCACGGGACACCGCGGCCAGCTGCGTGACGACGTCCTTGCACTCACGGCCGTTCTCGATCATCGAGATGACTCCGGCCAGCTGTCCCTGCGCACGGCGCAGGCGGTTGAGCACCAGGGCGATGCTCTCTTCGTCTCCGGTCATGAGACCTCCTCGTTCTTCGTCCAGATTACCCGCAGGGGTATCCGGCCGGATCCGGCTGTGACCACTGTCATCAGCCGGATCCGGCCCCGGAATCACCCGTGGGAGAACGTGATCTTCGGCAGCGCGCGGCGCAGCCAGTTCGGCGACCACCAGGCGGCGTTGCCCGTCAGCCGCAGCAGCGCCGGCAGCAACACCAGCCGGATCAGTACGGCGTCGAGCAGCACCGCGATCCCCAGCAGGATGCCCATCTCCTTGGGCGGCAGCGGTTCGGCCAGCGCGAAGCTGAAGAACACACCCACCATGACGGCCGCGGCCGCGAAGATGACCCGCCCGGAGTGCGCCATGCCGGCGATCTGGGCGCCGCGCGCACTGCCCGTCGTCTCGTACTGCTCCTTGACGGTCGAGAGCAGGAACACCGTGTAGTCCATCGCGATCGCGAAGATCATCGCGAAGAAGAACACCGGCCCCCAGCCGTCCAGGAAGCCCTGCGGGGTGAACCCGAGCAGGTCGGACAGGTGACCGTCCTGGAAGATCAGCTTCGACGCACCGAACGCCGCACCGGTCGAGAGCAGGCTCACCACGGTGCCGATCAGGGAGACCAGCGGGGCCTGCAGCGCCACCAGCAGCAGCAGGAAGCCCAGCACCAGGATGACGCCGACGACCAGCGGCAGGTAGTCGTTCAGCGCCTGCTGCAGGTCCAGGTTCTCCGCCGGCGCCCCGCCGACCAGGGCGCTGTCGGGCAGGTCCGCGCGCAGCGTGTCGAGTGTCCCGCCGAGTGCGGGGTCCGACGGATCGACCGTCGGCAGCGCCTGCATCATCACCAGACCCGACCCGTCCGACGCCGGCATGGCGGGGGTCACCGCGGCCACACCGTCGACGGTCGCCGCGGTCTCGGCCGCTGCGGGTGCATCGGCCTCGGGGACCACGATCTGCAGCGCGCCCGGCGCACCGACACCCATCTGCTCCTGCACCAGCTCGTAGCCCTGACGCACGGCCGCGTCCTCCGGGACCACCTGGATGGACGGCATCGCAACCTTCAGTCCGAGCACCGGGACCGCGAGTCCGACGAGGATCACGACCGCGGCGACCGCGAACGGCCACGGGTGCCGGTCGAGCAATGCGCCCCACCTGGTGAACACCGGGGAGCCGTCGGTCTCGGTCTGCTGCTTCTTGGCGTACGGCAGCGAGCCGGCGTTGACCTTGCGTCCGAGTTTGCCCAGTACCGCGGGCAGCAGCGTGAGCGTCGCGGCCAGGACGAACACGACCGCGAGCATGATGCCGACCGCCATCGTGCGGACCGCGGGCGCGGGCACCAGCAGCACCGCCGACAGGCTCACCAGCACGGTCAAGCCGGACAGCAGCACGGCCTTGCCGGCGGTGTCCATCGTCTCGGCGACCGCCAGGCGGGCGTTCGCGTTCTTGCGCAGCGCGTCCCGGAACCGGACGACGAGGAACAGGGCGTAGTCGATACCGAGGGCGAGCGCGAACATCATCGCGAAGTTCATGGCCCACACCGAGATCGGGGTGATCTCGTTGAGCAGGACCAGGCCGCCGGCGGACGCGACCAGACCGGCCAGGGTCAGCAGCAGCGGCAGCCCCGCCGCGACGAGGGAACCGAACGCGAGCACCATGACGGCCAGCGTCACCGGCCACGACATCATCTCGGCCTTGATCATCGCATCGTGGTTGGCCTTGTTGAAGTCGCTCCACAGCGCCGACGCACCGGTCGGGTAGACGTCGATGCCGTCACCCGAGAGCGCCTTCAGTTCGCCGCCCAGGTCGTCCACCGCGCGCACCATGTCGTCGGTGTTCGCGTTCGCGCCGGCGACGAGGATGCCGGTGTGTCCGTCGGGGCTGATCGTCATGCCGGGCTGCGGCGGGATCACCTGGCCGATGCGGGCGTCGGCGGTGAGCACCGACGTCGCCTCGCCGAGCACCTGTTGGACGGCCGGGTCGTCGAGCGGCTTGTCGTCGGAGTGGACGACGACCTGGACCGCCGACGACGCGTTGCCGCCGAAGTGCTCCTGCGCGAGTTCGCGCACCTGCACCGACTCGGAGCCGTTGGCCTGCCAGCCGGCGCCGGCCAGCGAGCTGAACACCGACGGGGCTGCGGCGCCGAGAGCGACGACGAGTACGAGCCACGCGGTGATCACCCACTTGAAGTTGTCGGCCATCACGGCACCGAGCCGGGCGAGCGGTCCGCCGGCGGGTGCAGTGGAGGGCGGCGGGGAATCCTGCCGCTGTCCGGTGGTGGTCATGGGAGCTGCCTTTCGAGATCGTGGGTCTTCGGGTCCGGTATCCCTGCGTCTTGCAGGAGGAAAAATACGGGTGGGGGTATATGGGAGGGAAAAAGAGAACCCGGTCGACGACCGCGGGCCTCGACCGGGTTCGGGTGACCTAGCTGCCGGACTCGACGGCGCGGCCGGACTGCAACCAGGCCATGGTGCCGCCGGCCACGTTGACGGCGTCGACGCCGCGGGCCTCGAGGTACTGCGCGGCCTGGGCACTGCGGCCGCCGGCCGCGCAGATCACGTACACGGTGTCGTCGGCCGGAACCTCGTCGACGCGGGCGACGAACTCGCTGAGCGGGATCGAGACCGCGCCCGGTACGCGGACGTCGGCGAACTCGTCCGCCTCGCGGACGTCGACGAGCGGGGCGCCGGTGGCGAGCACCGCTTCGAGTTCGGTCACGTCGATTTCGCGCATAGGGGTTCCTTCCGGAGATGCTGTGTTGTCGTCGGGCTGTTGCGTCAGGCTCGGGACATGCTGGCGGTGGCGTTCGCACGCTGCCCGGCTTCCCACGTCCTGTACCCGCCGTCGAGGTTGACCGCGGGGCGGCCCAGCTGTCCGAGCAGGCGTGTCGCGGTGTGCCCACGCTGGCCCACCTGGCAGTGCACGATCAGGTCGCCGGCCGGCAGCTCCCCGACCCGGTCCCTGAGCTCGTCGAGCGGAACGTTGACGGCGCCGGGGATGGCGCCGGCCGCGAACTCCTCGGCGGTGCGGACGTCGACCAGCGACGCGCCGCCGTCCACCAGGGTATCGAGTTGGTGCCACTGCACCGTGCGGGTGGAGTCGGTGCGCAGGTTGTCGGCGATGTAACCGAGCATGTTCACCGGGTCCTTGGCCGAGCCGAACTGCGGCGCGTACGCCAGCTCGAGGTCGGCCAGGTCGGAGGCGGTGAGCCCACCGGCCATCGCGGTGGCGATGACGTCGATGCGCTTGTCGACGCCCTCGCCGCCGACGGCCTGGGCGCCCAGGATGGCGTCGGTGTCGGGATCGACGAGCAGCTTGATCGACATCTGCTCGGCGCCCGGGTAGTAGCCGGCGTGCGACTGCGGGTGGGTATGGATGACACGGTGCGCCCGCCCTTCCGCACGCAGCCGCTTCTCGTTCCAGCCGGTGGCCGTGACGATCAGCCCGAAGACGCCGACCACCGCGGTGCCCGTGGACGATCTCGCGTGGACGTCGCGGCCGGCGATGACGTCCGCCACGAGCCGTCCCTGTCGGTTGGCCGGGTTGGCGAGCGGGATCATCGTCGCCCCACCGCCCACCGCGTCACGCTTCTCGACGGCGTCGCCGACCGCGAAGATGTGCGGCACCGAGGTGCGCATGCGCCCGTCGACCACGACACCACCGCGTTCACCCAGGTCGGCCCCGGCCATCTTCGCGAGCGCGTTCTCGGGCCGGACACCGATCGCCATGACGACGACGTCGGCCGGGATCGTGGGCCCGTCGGCGAGGTCCACGGTGTCGACGCCGATCGACGACAGCTGCGTGCCGAGCTCGAGGCGCACGCCGCGTTCGCGCATGCGGTCCGCGACGGGGGCGGCCATTTCCGGGTCGAGCGGGGCCAGCACCTGGTCGGCCAGTTCGACGACGGTGACGTCGAGCCCGCGGGCGCGCAGGTTCTCCGCAAGTTCGACGCCGACGAACCCCGCTCCGACGATGACGGCGCTGGGCGCCCCGGACATCTGCGCCGACTCGATCCGCTCCACCAGCCGGTCGACGTCCTCGACGTCGCGCAGCACCAGCGCCCGCTCGGCGCCGGGCAACGGCGGCACGATGGGGCTTGCGCCGGTGCTCAGCACCAGCTCGTCGTAGCTCTCGACGTACGTGTCACCGGACGACAGGTCGCGGACCGTGACGGTGCGGTCGTCGGGGTCGATCGCGACGACCTCGCTGCGCACGCGGACGTCGAGCCGGAACCGGGATCCCAGACTCTCGGGCGTCTGCAGCAGCAGTTCGTCGCGATCCTCGATGACGCCGCCGGCGTAGTACGGCAGGCCGCAATTCGCGAACGAGACGTGGGCGCCGCGCTCGAAGACGACGATCTGTGCCGACTCGTCCAGCCGGCGTAGGCGGGTGGCGGCGGACATTCCGCCGGCCACACCCCCGACGATGACAACCTTCACGGTCTACCTCCTCGATGTTGACACCGACTATACCCCAGGGGGTATCGGTGGAGGCGGGTCGTGCTGTGAGGCTGCTCTCAGCGGAAGTCCCGCGACGTGCTCGATATCCGCAGGTCCATGCGCTGGAGACGGTCCGCCACGACCGTGACCGCGCCCTCCGCGTTCTGCACCCGCCCGCGGACCAGGAGCGCCGGGGCGCTGGTGGCCAGCTTGCGGTACTTCGCCCACAGCCCCACCGAGCACACGATGTTCACCATGCCGGTCTCGTCCTCCAGATTGAGGAAGGTCACGCCGGCCGCGGTGGCGGGCCGCTGCCGGTGCGTCACCGCCCCGCCGACCAGCACCCGATCCCCGTCCGGCACGTCCAGCAGTCGCGACGCCGGGATCACCCCCAACGCGTCGAGCTGGGGACGCAGGAACTGCGTCGGGTAGTTGTCGGGCGAGACGCCGGTGGCCCACACGTCGGCGGCGGCCAGTTCCAGGTCGCTCATCCCGGGCAGGGTGGGCGCCCGGGTGGACGCGCCGGTACCCGGCAATCTGTCCGGGCGTTCGGCCGCCGCCGCACCGGCGGCCCACAGCGCCTCGCGCCGGGTGAGCCCGAAACAGCCGAGCGCGCCGGCGGTCGCGAGCGACTCGACCTGCGCGGTGGTCAGCTCGATCCGGCCGGTCAGGTCGAGGATGGACGTGAACGGTCCGTCCTCGGCGCGGGCCGAGACGATGCGCTCGGCGAGGGCGTCGCCGATGCCGCGCACCTCCCCCAGCCCCAGCCGCACCTCGGTGCCACGCGCCTCGAGGGTCGCGTGCGCGAGGCTCGCGTTCACGTCGGCCCCGTGCACCTGCACCCCGTGCCGCCGGGCGTCGGCGACGAGGGACTGCGGCGAGTAGAACCCCATCGGCTGCGCTCGGAGCAGTCCGGCGCAGAAGGCCGCCGGGTGGTGCAGCTTGAACCACGACGAGTAGAAGACGAGTGATGCGAAGGACTGCGAATGGCTCTCGGGGAAACCGAAATTCGCGAACGCGTGCAGCTTCTCGTAGATGCGGTCGGCCACCACGCCGGTGATGCCGTGCAACTCCCGCATGCCGTCGTAGAGCCGCCCGCGCAGGCGTTCCATCTTCTCGGGCGACCGTTTGGAGCCCATCGCCCGCCGCAGTTGGTCGGCCTCGGCGGCGCTGAATCCGGCGGCGTCGACGGCCATCTGCATGAGCTGTTCCTGGAACAGCGGCACCCCCAGCGTGCGCGCCAGCGCCTTCTCCAGACAGGGGTGGTCGTAGGTGACGGGTTCGCGCCCGTTGCGGCGGCGAATGTACGGGTGCACCGAACCGCCCTGGATGGGGCCGGGACGGATCAGCGCGACCTCGACGACGAGGTCGTAGAAGTTGCGGGGCTTCAGGCGCGGCAGCGTCGCCATCTGGGCCCGCGACTCCACCTGGAACACGCCCACCGAGTCGGCCCGCTGCAACATCTCGTAGACCGCCCGTTCGGACAGGTCGAGCTGCGCCAGGTCCACCTCGATCCCCTTGTGCTCGGCGACCAGATCGATCATGTAGTGCAGTGCCGAGAGCATGCCGAGCCCCAGCAGGTCGAACTTCACCAGACCCACTGCGGCACAGTCGTCCTTGTCCCACTGCAGGACGCTGCGGTTCTCCATGCGCGCCCACTCGACGGGACACACGTCGGCGATGGGCCGGTCGCAGATCACCATGCCGCCGGAGTGGATTCCGAGGTGCCGGGGAAACCCCTCGATCTGCGCGGCCAGCTCCAGCACCGCGGGCGGGATGTCGGTGCCGGTCTCGGCGCCCACCCCGGTCCAACGACTGACCTGCTTGCTCCATGCGTCCTGCTGCCCCTGCGAGAACCCCAGCGCCCGGGCCATGTCCCGCACCGACGACTTGCCGCGATAGGTGATCACATTGGCGACCTGCGCGGCGTACTCGCGGCCGTACTTGGTGTAGACGTGCTGGATGGCCTCCTCGCGTCGATCGGACTCGATGTCGACGTCGATGTCGGGCGGGCCGTCCCGCTCGGGCGAGAGAAACCGTTCGAACAGCAGCTGGTTGCGGACGGGGTCGACGTTGGTGATGCCGATCGCGTAGCAGACCGCCGAGTTGGCGGCCGATCCTCTTCCCTGACAGAGAATGTCGTTGTCCTTGCAGAACGAGACGATGTCGTGGACGACGAGGAAGTAGCCGGGGAAGGTCAGCCGTTCGATGATCTCGAGCTCGTGCTCGATCTGGGCGTAGGCCGCCGGATTCGACGACGGGGGGCCGTAGCGTCGGCGCGCGCCCCGCATGGTCAGCTCGCGCAGCCAACTCGCCTCGGTGTGTCCGTCCGGCACCTCGAACGGCGGCAGCGCCGGCGCGATGAGCCGCAGGTCGAAGGCACACTCGAGGCCCAACTCGGCAGCCCCCGCGACGGCCTCCGGGTAGCGCGCGAACAGGCGCGTCATCTCCGCCCCGGACCGTAGGTGCGCTCCCCCGGTGGGCGCGAGCCAGCCGGCGGCCTCGTCGAGGCTCTGCCGCGCCCGTACCGCGGCCATCGCCATCGCGAGCCGCCGCCGGGACGGTCCGGCGAAGTGTGCCGCGGTGGAGGCGACGACCGGAAGCTTCAGGCGGGACGCGAGTTCCGCGAGTCGGGCGTTGATCTCGTCGTCCTCGGGCAGCCCGCGGTGCGTGAGCTCGACGGCGACCCGCTCGCCGCCGAACCGGTCGACGAGGTCGCGCAACGCCGCCTCCGCGGCCTCGATCCCGCCCGTCGCGAGCGCGCGGCGCACGTGCCCCTTGCGGCAGCCCGTGAGGATCTGCCAGTGCCCGCCCGCCGCGTCGGTGAGCGCGTCGTAGTCGTATCGGGGCTTGCCCTTCTCCCCGCCCGCAAGGTGGGCGGCCGCGATCTGTCGGGACAGCCGCCGGTAACCCTCCTGCCCCCGGGCGAGTACGAGGAGGTGCGCGCCGTCGGGGTCGGGTGTGCCGGTGCGCGGGGCGCCGCCGAGCGACAATTCGGCCCCGAACACCGTTCGCATGCCCAGTTCCTTCGCCGCCTCGGCGAACCGGACCACGCCGTACATCCCGTCGTGGTCGGTCAGAGCGACGGCGTCGAGCCCCAGACGCACCGCCTCCTCCACCAGTTCCTCGGGCGAGCTGGCGCCGTCGAGGAAGCTGAAGGACGAGTGGGTGTGCAGTTCCGCGTAGGGCACGGTGACGCCGACCGGGCGCGCGGCGCCCTCCGCGAGGTACGCGCCACGCTTGCGGGACCAAGCCGGGCTGTCGCCGCCGTCGCCCGGGAACTGGCCGTCGCGTCCCGGGCGCCCGGACAGCACCCGCTCCATCTCCGCCCACGTCGGCGGACCGTTGCCCCAACCCATCCAGCAGTCACCTTCCCGCAGGACAGACGCCCGCGCGTACAGGAAGACGCGGAGGGGAAGACGCATCTTTCGAACTCGTGTTCGAGTGTGCCACGCGTGTGCGGCAGGGTCAACGCGCGCATCTCCCGGCCGAGCAGTGGCGGCTCTACGACTCCGGAGTGCGAGGGGCAGCCGCTTCGCGTTCGGGCGATGCGGGGTGGGCCGTCCACTTCTCCCACGTGGGGCGGACCAGTTCCGCGAGCGCCCGGTAACCACCGCTGTCCGGGTGGGCTCCGTCCCCGTCCCGCACCTGCTGCATCCAGACCGGGTCGGCGACCAGGGCGTCCACGACCGGGACGTACGCGACTCCGGCAGACCGGCAGACCGCGGCGAACCGGCGGTCGAGCGCGGCCGTGCGGGCGTTCTGGTCCACGTCGTCGATCGGCGGCGGTCCCACGACCAGTGCCCGCCAACCGCTCGCCGCGCACTCCGCGAGGATCGCGGCGAGGTTCTCCACGGACACCTCCGGGTCGACACGCGGCCCGTCACCCTCGACGGTCGTGTCGTTGACGCCGAACGAGAACACCACGCGCCGGTCGACATCCGCGGGCAGGCGCTGCGCGCACTCGTTCCGCCATCGGCCCCGGATGTCGCTCGACGTCTGTCGTCGCACCCCGAGGTTGTACGCCGTCAGCGCCGTCTCCGAGACACCCGCCGCGAGTCGGCCCGTCCAGCCGAGGAACTCGGAATCGCCTACTCCCGCAACGAAGGAGTCACCGACGAAGCACACTCGAACGTCATCCATGCCCACGATCGTCTCAGTGGACGCCGCAGGGGATCGACGGGCGGTGCCCATGGACCGAGATGACGGGCCGGGCAGGTCGCTAGAGTCGCGGAAATGACACGCTGGTCCTCGATCGTCGTTGCACGCAAATGGTGGGTTCTGGCGGTCGTCCTGATCGCCGCCGTGGTGGCCGGAGTCTGGGGCACCGGGGTGTTCTCCAAACTCAGCCAGGGCGGCTACACCGATCCGGGCAGCGAGTCGGCCGAGGTGTCGCGGATCGTCGACGACAACTTCGGCCGGCAGGACCCCGACATCGTCGCGCTCTACACGGTGCCCACGGGGCAGACCCTCGCCGAATTGGAGCCGGTCGTCACCGAGACACTCGACCGGTTCGCGTCCGACGTGCCGACCCAGTCGGTGACGTCGTACTGGACCGCCGTCCCGCCGGCGAAACAGTTGCTGCTCTCGAACGACGGGACGAAAGTGGCCGCGTCGATCGTGCTCTCACCCGACGCGGACGTGACCGTCGCCAACTTCGGCGATCTCCTGCCGAAGCTCGAGATCGACGGCGTGGAAACCGAGTTCGCGGGCGGGGCCGTGGTGGGCGTCTCCCTCAGCAATCGGCTGCAGGCCGATCTGGTGCGCGCCGAGGCCATCGCGATCCCGATCACGCTGGTGCTGTTGGTGTTCGTCTTCGGCGGACTGGCCGCGGCCGCGGTCCCGGTGTTCGTCGGCCTGCTCTCGGTCCTCAGTTCACTGGGCATCCTGCGTCTGCTCACCGACGTCACCGAGGTCAGTTCCTTCGCGCTCAACGTCGCATCGCTCATCGGCCTGGGGTTGGCGATCGACTACGGCCTGTTCATCGTGAGCCGCTTCCGGGAGGAGCTGGCGGCGGGATCCGCGCCCGCCGACGCGGCCCGCCGCACGGTGCTCACCGCGGGACGCACCGTCATGTTCTCGGGCCTGCTGTTGGTGTGCGCGTTCGCCGGCATGCTGGTGTTCCCGCAGGCGGTGATCCGCTCGCTCGGGTTCGGTGCCATCGCGGCCGTGACGGGTGCGGCGGTGCTGTCGCTGACCGCCCTGCCGGCATTGCTGGCGATCCTCGGACGCCGCATCGACGCGCTGTCGTGGCGCAAGGGCGCGGCGCAGCGCGGCGAGGAACGGGCCCGGCGCTTCTGGGGCGCAGTCGTCACCAAGGTGATGGCGCGACCGGCGGTCGTCGCGGTCGGCATCACCGCCGGACTGCTCGTGCTCGCCGCGCCGTTGACGAAGGCGACGCTCGGGGAGATCACCTACACCGCGCTGCCCGGTGACGATCCGGCCCGCATCGCCACCGAGACACTCGCGACCGAGTTCCCGTCGACCGGCGAGGGCGCGACGCTGGTGCTGCGCGGCCCGGACGGGGCGCCCGCCTCGCCGGGCGACCTGTCGAAGGTCGTCGCGGCGGCCGGGCAGGTGGACGGCATCTCCCAGGCTGTGGTCCTCGCGACGAAGAACGACGTCACCGCGATCCAGGCGCTCTACGCGGAGGGTGTCGACGGCGCAGCGGCCGGTGACGCCGTGCAGGGCCTGCGGGCGATCGACGCCCCGTCCGGCACGGGGCTGCTCGTCGGCGGTGGTCAGGCGTCCGTCGACGACGGCAATGCCGCGATCGTGCGCTGGTTGCCCGCGATGATCGCGATCATGGTGGTCTCGACGTTGGTGCTGATGTTCCTGGCGTTCGGGTCGGTGGTGCTGCCGGTCAAGGCCGTCGCGATGGCGGGACTGAGCCTCGCCGCGACGTTCGGTGTCCTCACCTGGATGTTCCAGGAGGGGCACGGTGCCGAACTCCTCGGCGTCACCCCGGCACCGCTCGAGGCCACGTTCGTGGTGCTCATCCTCGCGGTGGTGTTCGGACTGTCCACCGACTACGAGGTGTTCCTGATGTCACGCATGGTGGAGGCCCGGGCCGCCGGCGCCACCACGGAAGAGGCCGTCCGGGTGGGCGCCGAGCGCACCGGCCGCGTGGTCACGGCGGCGGCGATGCTGCTCATCGTCGTCACCGGCGCCTTCACCGTGTCGGGGCTGTCGATCATGCGGTTCCTCGGCGTCGGCATGATTCTCGCGTTGATCATCGACGCGACGGTGGTGCGCATGCTGCTGGTGCCGTCGCTGGTGAAACTCATGGGCGAGGCCAACTGGTGGGCCCCGGCCTGGATGCGGCGGGTGCACGAGCGCGTCGGCCTCGGGCACTGAGGTTCCCGTACCCCTGGTGGCACTCCTTACTTCAGAGTAAGTTCCGGAGGTATGGCCACGTACATCGTCACGGGCGGCACAGGATTCCTCGGCAGACACACGATCGAACGGTTACTCGAGCGGGACCCGTCGGCGCAGGTGCACGTCCTGGTTCGGCCCGCATCGCTGTCGAAGTTCGAGCGTCTGGCCGATCGCTGGCCGGACCGCGACCGGGTCCACGCCCTCGTCGGCGACCTCACCGAACCGGACCTGGGACTCGAGACCGCGCCCCCGGCCGCCGACCACGTGCTGCATCTCGGCGCGGTCTACGACCTCACCGCGGGTGACGAGCAGGCGTCGACCAACGTCGACGGCACGCGCGCGGTGATCGGCCTCACCGACCGCCTGGGCGCGACGCTGCACCATGTCTCGTCGATCGCGGTGGCGGGCGATCATCGCGGCCGGTTCACCGAGGACGACTTCGACCTGGGCCAAGGGTTCCCGACGCCGTATCACCGCACCAAGTTCGAGGCCGAACGACTGGTGCGCCGGTCCGGCGGGCAGTGGCGCGTCTACCGGCCGGCGGCGGTCGTGGGCAGTTCGGTGACCGGCGAGATGGACAAGGTGGACGGCCCCTACTACTTCTTTCCCGCGCTGGCCGCGCTCGCGACGTTGCCGTCCGCACTGCCGATCGCCGTCCCGAAACTCGGCTACACCAACGTGGTGCCCGTGGATTTCGTCGCCGCCGCGATCGTGGAACTGATGCTGCGGCCGGGCCTCGACGGTCGGACGTTCCACCTCGTCTCGCCCGCCGCCCAGCCGGTCCGCGAGATCTTCGCGGCGCTCGCCGAGGCCGCGCACGCTCCCACCCCGGTCGCTGATCTGCCGCGAGCGGTGGCCGCACCGCTGCTGTCTCCACCGGCCCGCCTGCGGGGGGTGCGAGACGTCGCCCTCCGCCGGATGGGGATCCCGCCGGTGCTGCTCGACCACCTCACGCTGCCGACCCGGTTCACCGCGGACCGAACACGGGAAGCACTGCAGGACAGCGGTATTGCCGTACCGTCGTTCCGGTCCTACGCGGACAAGCTGTGGGCGTACTGGCGGGATAACCTCGACCCGGACCGTGCCCGTCGCGACGACCCCGCGGGACCGCTCGTGCGTCGGCACGTCGTCATCACCGGCGCGTCGTCGGGGATCGGCCGGGCGGCCGCGATCGCCACCGCAGCCAAGGGCGCGACGGTGCTGCTCCTCGCCCGCCGCGCCGACGAACTCGATGCGGTGGTGTCCCTGATCCGCGGGGCCGGCGGGTCGGCGTACGCCTATCAGTGCGATGTCACCGACGGCGAGGCCGTCGACCGCACCGTGAAGTCGATCCTCACCGAACACGGCCACGTGGACATGCTCGTCAACAATGCGGGCCGCTCCATCCGACGCGGGCTGTACCGCTCGACCGACCGGCTGCACGACTTCGAGCGCACCATGGCGGTGAACTACTTCGGCGCCGTGCGGATGGTGCTGGCGCTGCTGCCGCACATGCGCGAACGCCGATTCGGTCACATCGTCGACATCAGCACCGCGGGTGTGCAGGCCCGCACCCCCCGCTTCGCGGCCTACGTCGCGAGCAAGTCCGCACTCGACGCCTTCGCGGACGTCGCCGCGGCCGAGACACTGTCGGACGGCATCACGTTCACCACC is part of the Rhodococcus sp. SGAir0479 genome and encodes:
- a CDS encoding SDR family oxidoreductase, whose product is MATYIVTGGTGFLGRHTIERLLERDPSAQVHVLVRPASLSKFERLADRWPDRDRVHALVGDLTEPDLGLETAPPAADHVLHLGAVYDLTAGDEQASTNVDGTRAVIGLTDRLGATLHHVSSIAVAGDHRGRFTEDDFDLGQGFPTPYHRTKFEAERLVRRSGGQWRVYRPAAVVGSSVTGEMDKVDGPYYFFPALAALATLPSALPIAVPKLGYTNVVPVDFVAAAIVELMLRPGLDGRTFHLVSPAAQPVREIFAALAEAAHAPTPVADLPRAVAAPLLSPPARLRGVRDVALRRMGIPPVLLDHLTLPTRFTADRTREALQDSGIAVPSFRSYADKLWAYWRDNLDPDRARRDDPAGPLVRRHVVITGASSGIGRAAAIATAAKGATVLLLARRADELDAVVSLIRGAGGSAYAYQCDVTDGEAVDRTVKSILTEHGHVDMLVNNAGRSIRRGLYRSTDRLHDFERTMAVNYFGAVRMVLALLPHMRERRFGHIVDISTAGVQARTPRFAAYVASKSALDAFADVAAAETLSDGITFTTIHMPLVRTPMIAPTGQYNAGPAASPEKAAAMVVRALIEKPKRIDVPVGTLAEFGGIFAPRLKDRALSQMYHAFPDSPAARGEADPVDEPAPQPSSPAPKPTGPIASAARLGRRLTRLVPGAHW